One genomic segment of Trichococcus shcherbakoviae includes these proteins:
- a CDS encoding DUF402 domain-containing protein: MHNPREGEFITIKSYKHDGSLHRTWRDTMVLKTSDQSIIGCNDHTLVTEADGRRWVTREPALLYYHKHYWFNIVTMIRQKGVSYYCNLASPYVIDQEALKYIDYDLDIKVFPDGEKRLLDVDEYELHRNRMNYPKEIDHILKENVKILVSWINEEKGPFSKEYVDLWYERYCQLSHNQQNS, from the coding sequence CATGACGGCAGCCTGCATCGAACGTGGCGTGACACCATGGTATTAAAAACTAGTGACCAATCCATAATCGGCTGTAATGATCACACCTTAGTAACGGAAGCAGATGGGCGTCGCTGGGTCACCAGAGAGCCTGCATTGTTGTATTACCATAAACATTATTGGTTCAACATCGTCACCATGATCCGCCAAAAGGGTGTCTCCTACTATTGCAATCTGGCATCGCCTTATGTGATCGACCAGGAAGCACTGAAGTACATCGATTATGACCTGGACATTAAAGTTTTTCCTGATGGTGAAAAACGTTTGCTTGATGTAGATGAGTATGAATTGCATCGCAATCGCATGAATTACCCAAAAGAGATCGACCATATCCTGAAAGAGAACGTCAAGATTTTGGTGAGCTGGATCAACGAAGAAAAAGGTCCATTTTCCAAAGAATACGTCGACTTATGGTATGAGCGGTACTGTCAGCTGTCGCATAATCAGCAAAACTCGTGA
- a CDS encoding SGNH/GDSL hydrolase family protein, translating to MKKREIVLVSIMGILTIAVVFFGYKYAAGKKEALLNEGEKQTETVSEVVSSQESEIAESDTSEAYAQFLAAFAENRNNASVVDYLQYVHHHAKEVNVAFFGDVASDAVWANAAIAAIQADYPLENLTTSFFSHPSDSSSVFLSSQYVQEMVASSPDVIFYTIPTKADQILNISLVDSTQNIYAIYDEIRAALPDALIVLVTPAPAEAKVADWNSRALDYRNYTNNLVEENAAFTVPLYDLHADFLADLTNRSETVTNLMDSAGLELNEAGQKLYGEMFANSLRTKMIDTTTGLYVDGEKPAYTPIAPTLVVPEVPATVIEETVSEATVYEEPVYEESTYVAPYVAPDTDDTLPNTSNSTDTDANDNYTGTSTTVETDGTTSIQ from the coding sequence ATGAAAAAAAGGGAAATAGTGCTTGTTTCCATCATGGGAATCCTTACGATTGCCGTTGTTTTTTTTGGATATAAATACGCGGCCGGTAAAAAAGAGGCCTTATTGAACGAAGGAGAAAAACAGACGGAAACAGTTTCCGAAGTGGTTTCCTCGCAAGAGTCGGAAATCGCCGAGAGCGATACATCCGAAGCTTATGCGCAGTTCTTGGCCGCTTTTGCTGAGAACAGAAACAATGCATCGGTCGTTGATTATCTGCAGTATGTTCATCATCATGCGAAAGAAGTCAATGTCGCCTTTTTCGGGGATGTCGCATCCGATGCGGTCTGGGCCAATGCTGCCATCGCCGCCATCCAAGCCGATTACCCGCTCGAGAATCTGACGACATCGTTCTTCAGTCATCCTTCTGACAGCAGCTCGGTCTTTCTGAGCAGCCAATATGTTCAGGAAATGGTCGCAAGTAGTCCGGATGTGATTTTTTACACCATCCCGACGAAGGCAGATCAGATACTTAATATAAGTTTGGTTGATTCGACGCAAAACATCTACGCGATTTATGATGAAATCAGAGCTGCCCTGCCTGATGCGCTGATCGTGTTGGTGACGCCGGCTCCTGCCGAAGCCAAAGTGGCCGATTGGAATTCCCGTGCCTTGGATTATCGGAACTATACCAACAATCTGGTGGAAGAAAATGCAGCTTTCACTGTTCCGTTGTATGACTTGCATGCGGATTTCCTTGCTGATTTGACAAACCGCAGTGAAACAGTGACCAACTTGATGGATTCTGCTGGTCTGGAATTGAATGAAGCCGGACAAAAACTGTACGGTGAAATGTTTGCGAACAGCCTGCGGACAAAAATGATCGATACGACGACCGGTTTGTACGTGGACGGCGAAAAGCCTGCCTACACACCGATCGCCCCGACATTAGTCGTGCCAGAAGTGCCTGCCACTGTAATCGAGGAGACTGTCAGCGAAGCGACAGTGTACGAAGAGCCGGTTTATGAAGAGTCGACATACGTTGCACCTTATGTAGCACCAGATACAGATGATACTTTGCCGAATACATCAAATTCTACAGATACGGATGCGAACGACAATTATACTGGGACAAGTACAACTGTGGAAACTGATGGGACTACATCGATTCAGTAG
- the pulA gene encoding type I pullulanase, which yields MYIQVDERKRTDVLSTTYYQNNLDNLDYRLEQFVQSPVFDKKYSFDGELGALYTPQRTILRLWAPTALSVEVIVYESLYRKEKKRHTMGNGGRGTHELIMIGDYAGTAYKYAITFPDGKVVETVDPYSYATTANGERSVILDVLKTNPKRWGARLEPIASPVDAIIYELHIRDFTISPTSGIANKGKFLGVVEQGTLSADGDKTGLDYLKELGVTHVQFLPMADFSTVNELKPLEQYNWGYDPQNFNVPEGSYATNPYQPEVRILEMKEMIQSLHDAGIRVIMDVVYNHVYLPKLHALEKTVPGYYFRKNTDGTLSNGTGVGNDTASERYMMRKYIIDSITYWAKNFHMDGFRFDLMGIHDVETMNEIRIALDAIDPSIIMLGEGWNLNTNLPPSEKAVQQNADRMPGVAHFNDALREAIKGSDFNSGNDTGFVTGKPFMEGWIATNLQGGAYYPASRGNYKTPAQMVQYVEAHDNLTLYDKLKISLPWDDEGSRMRRHLLASSFVLLSQGIPFIHAGQEFMRTKNGLENSYNAPDSINRMDWHRRFEMKQAVDYMKGLIALRKREPLFRLRTIDDVKGHMNILKADYQIVVYQLEDTEKLYYVIFNGQTNAIDFDVETGDYRVLIEDGKTNVDEPRIIEGLSRIRVEYLSVTVLVKNK from the coding sequence ATGTACATACAAGTTGATGAACGGAAACGGACTGACGTTCTATCGACTACTTATTATCAAAATAACTTAGATAATTTAGATTATCGACTAGAGCAATTTGTACAGTCGCCTGTTTTTGATAAAAAGTATTCATTTGATGGGGAATTGGGAGCACTCTATACACCGCAGCGGACTATTCTGCGGCTATGGGCTCCGACTGCGCTCAGCGTAGAAGTAATCGTTTATGAAAGTCTGTATCGCAAAGAGAAGAAAAGACACACGATGGGGAACGGTGGAAGAGGGACTCACGAACTCATTATGATTGGGGACTATGCGGGCACTGCCTACAAATACGCCATTACTTTTCCGGATGGCAAAGTTGTTGAGACAGTTGATCCCTATAGCTATGCGACCACCGCAAACGGAGAACGCTCTGTCATTTTGGATGTCTTGAAAACGAATCCTAAAAGATGGGGAGCCCGATTGGAGCCGATCGCTTCACCAGTCGACGCCATTATTTATGAATTACATATTCGTGACTTCACGATTTCCCCAACAAGCGGGATTGCAAACAAAGGCAAATTTCTAGGTGTAGTCGAGCAAGGTACCTTATCTGCGGATGGCGACAAGACAGGGCTGGATTACCTGAAAGAGCTTGGCGTAACGCATGTCCAGTTTTTGCCGATGGCCGATTTTTCTACAGTCAATGAGTTGAAACCGTTGGAACAATATAACTGGGGCTATGATCCTCAGAACTTCAATGTTCCGGAAGGATCCTATGCGACCAATCCCTATCAACCGGAAGTTCGGATACTGGAAATGAAGGAAATGATTCAGAGTTTGCATGATGCGGGAATCCGCGTCATCATGGACGTCGTTTACAATCACGTCTATTTACCGAAATTGCATGCTTTGGAAAAAACTGTTCCGGGTTATTACTTCCGCAAAAATACTGATGGAACGCTCTCCAATGGGACGGGTGTCGGCAATGATACCGCTTCGGAGCGTTACATGATGCGCAAATACATCATCGACAGCATCACTTATTGGGCGAAGAACTTCCACATGGACGGATTCCGCTTTGATCTGATGGGAATCCATGATGTCGAAACGATGAATGAAATCCGTATCGCTTTGGATGCAATCGATCCTTCCATCATCATGCTCGGTGAAGGGTGGAATCTGAACACCAATCTGCCTCCTTCCGAAAAGGCTGTCCAACAGAATGCGGACCGCATGCCCGGTGTGGCTCATTTCAATGATGCGTTGCGTGAAGCAATCAAAGGTTCCGACTTCAACAGCGGGAACGATACCGGCTTTGTCACCGGCAAACCGTTCATGGAAGGCTGGATCGCCACAAATCTGCAAGGCGGAGCGTACTACCCCGCTAGCCGAGGCAACTACAAGACTCCAGCCCAGATGGTGCAATATGTGGAGGCTCACGACAATTTGACGCTTTATGACAAATTGAAGATTTCGCTGCCATGGGATGATGAAGGTTCCCGTATGCGGCGCCATCTTTTGGCAAGCAGCTTCGTTCTGCTGAGCCAAGGCATCCCGTTCATTCATGCAGGGCAAGAGTTCATGCGCACAAAGAACGGGCTGGAGAACAGCTACAATGCGCCGGATTCAATTAACCGCATGGATTGGCACCGCCGTTTCGAGATGAAACAGGCTGTGGATTACATGAAAGGTTTGATTGCATTACGCAAACGGGAGCCGTTATTCCGCTTGCGGACCATCGATGATGTCAAGGGGCATATGAATATCCTGAAAGCTGATTACCAGATTGTTGTCTACCAACTCGAAGATACGGAAAAATTATACTACGTCATCTTCAATGGCCAGACGAATGCGATCGATTTTGATGTCGAAACAGGGGATTATCGGGTGTTGATCGAGGACGGAAAAACGAACGTGGATGAACCGAGAA